The genomic segment AActgatgatttttttcatataaccTTTAACAAGAACTCATAAGTTGCATTGATTATGCCCCAAGAGATGAGGGACCGATGGTAATTCAGATGGGCACCCCTGAAAAGATTTGTCAGTTTCCTATCCCGTTCTAGCCAGATTTTTTTGAAAACCTTGGGGAAAGACTGAAATTCCCCACCAATCTGAGACTGTATGCGAGTTTTTACAACGttaattggaaaaaataagaatccCAACATGGCACCCAAGAGACCTCCACAGATAAAATCGTTGACCAGATGAGCACTGTGAGTCGTTGCAGTAGGCAGATGCTCCTTAATGGGACCTCGAAGgccaaaaaaaaagacattgctGAGTCCATTGCGGAAAAGAATGGGCACCAAGCCTCGATAATACTCTCCAATTCCATGGCATCTCAGTGCCTTGAAAGCCTGATAAGTGTTTGTAAATTTGTCATGATGCTTGTGGTCTTGAAGCAATGTCTGAACTCTTTCTAATGGAGTGAAAATTGCTTCTGTTGTCCCTGCCAGTACTGCGGCCACGCTGCGGGTTGCAAACTCTGGAGCACTGACATGCTTGCGGAGAAGGCAGGATAAATCCTCATACATACCAAACATAAGTGCCAGTGTAGTTGTTTTCTGCATTAACGGGGGAAGGATTCCGCGATATAAGTTTCGAAATCCATCCCTCCTCAACTGAAGTACCGCATCCCGGGTTTTGATGCCATACAGCTGCTGCCGAAAAAGGACCTTCTGAACAGGAAATGTGATCGCTACATTGTTGAAAGCTGCACAGCAGCCACACAAGTAATGCTTCATTTCACTGACATTTGTAATGTGAGGTGATACATCTTGTTTTGAAGATTTTAGAATTGGTGGCCTCTTTTCATGAGCTTCTGAATCCATCATGTTGCTTCAGATTTTTATTCTTCATGAAGAATTTTTTCAacctacaaataataaaatggttaaatctatttatttatttttatttatttcagcatattatgggggtacaaaagtctaggttatgtatattgccccatgccccccacctccccgagtcagagcttcaagcgtgtccgttccccagacagtgcgcatcacattcattatgtaggtatacaccatccccttctccacccacatctgcccgacacccaattggtgttattcccaaatgtgcacttaggtgatgatcagggaaaccaatctgctggtgagtacatgtgg from the Eulemur rufifrons isolate Redbay chromosome 7, OSU_ERuf_1, whole genome shotgun sequence genome contains:
- the SLC25A51 gene encoding mitochondrial nicotinamide adenine dinucleotide transporter SLC25A51 yields the protein MMDSEAHEKRPPILKSSKQDVSPHITNVSEMKHYLCGCCAAFNNVAITFPVQKVLFRQQLYGIKTRDAVLQLRRDGFRNLYRGILPPLMQKTTTLALMFGMYEDLSCLLRKHVSAPEFATRSVAAVLAGTTEAIFTPLERVQTLLQDHKHHDKFTNTYQAFKALRCHGIGEYYRGLVPILFRNGLSNVFFFGLRGPIKEHLPTATTHSAHLVNDFICGGLLGAMLGFLFFPINVVKTRIQSQIGGEFQSFPKVFKKIWLERDRKLTNLFRGAHLNYHRSLISWGIINATYEFLLKVI